In Clostridia bacterium, the following proteins share a genomic window:
- the cbiM gene encoding cobalt transporter CbiM, translated as MHIPDGYLSPSTCATLYICASGGWYAALSRIKRVFFSRAIPLISVFAAFSFVLMMFNLPLPGGTTGHAVGVAVATIVLGPSGSILAISIALAIQALFFGDGGITTLGANCFNIAIVGSLVAHLSYKLLAVSAEDNSKRRIVAAAIAGYLSINAAALLTAIEFGIQPHLFHDAIGTPLYAPYPLRIAVPAMMLGHLTLAGLAEAVITSGMVAYLQKSNPGLLLNRGITRTNSASSTRTRSLAPLWISTALLMVLTPIGILATGTAWGEWSPEELAHHAALPQGTPSGLQRLSSYWTAPFPDYAPAFVKSESFGYVLSAMFGVGLLFAVYLLFSARTRRGNQSLGSDE; from the coding sequence ATGCATATACCCGATGGCTATCTGAGTCCGTCCACCTGCGCGACGCTCTATATATGTGCAAGCGGCGGATGGTACGCGGCATTAAGTCGCATCAAACGTGTGTTCTTTAGCCGGGCAATCCCCCTGATTTCAGTCTTCGCTGCATTTTCATTCGTTCTCATGATGTTCAACTTGCCCCTTCCAGGCGGGACCACCGGGCACGCGGTCGGTGTTGCAGTAGCGACAATCGTACTTGGGCCATCTGGCTCTATTCTCGCAATCTCAATCGCGCTGGCAATCCAAGCTTTGTTCTTTGGTGACGGTGGAATCACAACCTTAGGCGCTAACTGTTTCAACATTGCAATCGTAGGGTCACTGGTCGCGCATTTGTCTTACAAGTTGCTGGCTGTCTCCGCGGAAGACAACTCAAAACGACGAATAGTAGCGGCTGCGATTGCAGGCTATCTTTCGATTAACGCAGCAGCTTTGCTCACCGCAATCGAGTTTGGTATCCAGCCGCACTTGTTCCATGACGCCATCGGTACTCCTCTGTACGCTCCGTACCCACTTCGCATCGCGGTACCGGCCATGATGCTGGGCCATCTGACATTGGCCGGTCTTGCTGAAGCAGTCATTACCAGTGGCATGGTGGCTTATCTTCAGAAGTCGAATCCTGGGCTCCTTCTTAACCGAGGAATTACTCGTACCAATTCAGCCTCGTCGACCCGAACGCGCAGCCTTGCGCCACTATGGATCTCGACCGCGCTCCTGATGGTGCTTACTCCAATCGGCATTCTGGCGACAGGAACTGCCTGGGGAGAATGGTCGCCAGAAGAGCTGGCTCACCACGCTGCATTACCTCAAGGCACTCCGTCAGGACTCCAGCGGCTCTCTTCTTACTGGACGGCGCCGTTTCCGGACTACGCGCCCGCTTTCGTCAAGAGCGAATCCTTCGGATACGTGTTGTCAGCCATGTTCGGCGTCGGCCTCTTATTTGCTGTCTATCTGCTTTTCTCAGCTCGAACGCGTCGCGGCAACCAAAGCTTAGGGTCGGACGAATGA
- the cbiQ gene encoding cobalt ECF transporter T component CbiQ, whose translation METTLRSFSRALSRALVSEEVARSAGLLQALDPRARLAGMLALVVAVASARRIAIVAALFLIASALALLSRVPMKTLVLRVWVVVLGFTGLIALPALFTTPGNVVMRVAFLSITAQGLQTAGLLVLRVETAVTLTTTLVLCTPWTHILKALRCLRVPTEIIAMLAMTHRYVFLFIEVAQQMFESRQSRILGPLPGVEQRRLAARTAGVLMSKSIDLSNEVFLAMQSRGFRGEVHLLHDFEFRFRDAMAITAFAALAIVAIWLGR comes from the coding sequence ATGGAAACGACCTTACGGAGCTTCAGCCGCGCATTATCGCGTGCCCTCGTTTCAGAAGAGGTGGCTCGCAGTGCCGGCCTGCTGCAGGCGCTGGATCCCCGGGCGCGATTGGCGGGAATGTTGGCCCTGGTCGTGGCAGTAGCTTCTGCCCGTCGCATCGCAATCGTAGCTGCACTTTTCCTGATTGCCAGTGCTCTCGCGCTTTTGTCCCGGGTGCCGATGAAGACACTTGTTCTTCGCGTCTGGGTAGTTGTTCTCGGGTTTACAGGATTAATTGCCCTGCCAGCATTGTTCACCACACCCGGTAATGTCGTGATGCGCGTGGCATTTCTGTCGATCACCGCACAGGGGCTGCAAACCGCAGGACTGCTGGTCCTTCGAGTCGAGACGGCGGTAACGCTGACCACAACCCTTGTACTCTGCACACCCTGGACGCACATCCTGAAGGCCTTGCGATGCTTGCGGGTGCCGACCGAGATCATAGCAATGCTGGCGATGACTCATCGTTATGTCTTTCTGTTCATTGAAGTCGCCCAGCAGATGTTCGAATCCAGGCAGAGCCGAATCCTCGGTCCGCTGCCTGGCGTCGAACAACGTCGATTGGCGGCAAGGACTGCGGGAGTGCTAATGAGTAAGAGCATTGATTTAAGTAACGAAGTGTTCCTCGCAATGCAGTCCCGTGGGTTTCGAGGTGAAGTGCATTTGCTGCACGACTTTGAGTTTCGGTTCAGGGACGCGATGGCGATTACAGCCTTCGCCGCTTTGGCCATCGTGGCAATATGGCTGGGAAGGTAG
- a CDS encoding ABC transporter ATP-binding protein, translating to MEPLFTLAAVSFDYDGIPALRSLSLTVRQGERIALVGANGSGKSTLLRVLDGLYLPASGTVLFQKEILTQNKFNDPEFTARFRRAVAFVFQNPDVQLFNPTVFDEIAFGPLQLGLSTEKVLQAVNETLSTMSLESLRERPPYRLSGGEKKKVALASVLVMNPEVLLLDEPTAALDPRSQSLVVDLIQGWKSTAKTVITATHQLELLEEIADIVYVMDSGTIIASGTPASILANGELLLKANLVHEHRHKHGTTMHSHPHLHGHSHHNL from the coding sequence ATGGAGCCGCTGTTCACTCTCGCTGCGGTAAGCTTCGACTACGATGGGATACCCGCGCTCCGCTCGTTGTCACTGACTGTTAGGCAGGGCGAGCGAATCGCCCTGGTAGGAGCAAATGGGTCGGGTAAGTCAACACTGCTGCGAGTGCTGGACGGGCTTTATCTGCCGGCATCCGGCACAGTGCTGTTCCAGAAAGAGATTCTGACACAAAACAAATTCAATGATCCTGAGTTCACGGCCCGATTCCGCCGCGCTGTCGCATTCGTCTTTCAAAACCCCGATGTGCAATTGTTTAATCCGACCGTGTTCGATGAGATTGCATTCGGCCCTCTCCAGCTAGGACTTTCAACGGAGAAAGTGCTGCAGGCCGTGAATGAGACCCTCTCCACGATGAGCCTCGAATCTTTGAGGGAGCGACCGCCCTACCGCCTGTCAGGCGGAGAGAAGAAGAAGGTCGCGCTCGCATCCGTGTTGGTGATGAATCCGGAGGTTCTGCTGCTCGACGAGCCAACAGCCGCTCTTGATCCGCGAAGTCAAAGCCTCGTCGTCGATCTGATTCAAGGATGGAAGAGCACGGCGAAAACCGTAATCACCGCAACCCATCAACTAGAATTGCTCGAGGAAATTGCCGACATTGTCTATGTGATGGATTCCGGAACGATCATTGCTTCGGGCACGCCCGCCAGCATCCTCGCAAACGGCGAACTTCTTTTGAAAGCGAATCTTGTCCACGAACATCGACACAAGCACGGAACAACCATGCACTCACATCCTCATCTACATGGCCATTCGCATCACAATTTGTAA